A stretch of Lathyrus oleraceus cultivar Zhongwan6 chromosome 6, CAAS_Psat_ZW6_1.0, whole genome shotgun sequence DNA encodes these proteins:
- the LOC127093148 gene encoding uncharacterized protein LOC127093148, with protein METLVVVEQHKEQFCNSTKPQVHGRFEYSSSKDFIGTNCRTFESGLALLPTTPLKSFDESPNLETTPKSTPIPINGKGFRNERVFDEIDGSILLSELWAGPTYSNSPPPSSLPIPKFSVRPKRTVSLDLPGSSPEIELRVMAKSAPSSPTRERLDFTRDLFVNADSATKTLRRILNLNINDE; from the coding sequence ATGgagacacttgttgttgttgagcagCATAAGGAGCAATTCTGTAACAGTACTAAGCCACAAGTCCATGGTAGATTTGAGTATTCATCTTCCAAAGACTTTATAGGGACTAATTGCAGGACTTTTGAGTCTGGTTTAGCTTTATTACCTACTACACCTTTGAAATCCTTTGATGAAAGCCCTAATTTGGAAACTACTCCTAAGAGTACTCCAATTCCAATTAATGGAAAAGGTTTTAGAAATGAAAGAGTTTTTGATGAAATTGATGGAAGCATTTTGTTATCTGAGTTATGGGCTGGACCTACTTACTCCAATTCGCCACCACCTAGTTCGTTGCCGATTCCTAAGTTTTCTGTGAGGCCTAAAAGGACTGTGTCGCTTGATCTTCCTGGTTCGTCTCCGGAGATTGAGTTGCGTGTCATGGCTAAGTCTGCGCCTTCTTCTCCGACTAGGGAGCGTTTGGATTTTACCAGGGATCTTTTTGTTAATGCCGATTCTGCTACTAAGACGTTGCGTCGGATTCTCAATCTTAACATTAACGATGAGTGA